A DNA window from Takifugu flavidus isolate HTHZ2018 chromosome 15, ASM371156v2, whole genome shotgun sequence contains the following coding sequences:
- the wnt9a gene encoding protein Wnt-9a isoform X1: MLDGHLLLGWLSLAVIVYLLSLPGPTAAYFGLTGNEPLSILPLNSLPEENVGRAHYKLCDRLKLEKKQRRMCRRDPGVAETLREAITMSALECQYQFRFERWNCTLEGRHRTNILKRGFKETAFLYAISSAGLTHALAKACSAGRMERCTCDEAPDLENRKAWQWGGCGDNLKYANKFVKDFLGKRSNKDLRARVDTHNTNVGMKVIKAGVETTCKCHGVSGSCTVQTCWRQLLPFHEIGKQLKQRYETSIKVGSSTNEATGEGEISTGRSTQQQQQLQPLPGLNDQIPRTMDLLHIEDSPSFCRPSKYSSGTAARKCYKDKNCDAICCGRGHNTQSREVTRPCQCQVRWCCYVECKQCTQREEVYTCKG, from the exons GTTGACAGGTAATGAACCGTTGTCGATCCTGCCATTGAACTCTCTACCAGAGGAGAACGTGGGCAGGGCCCACTACAAGCTGTGTGACCGGCTCAAACTGGAAAAGAAGCAGCGCAGGATGTGCAGACGAGACCCGGGCGTGGCAGAGACCCTGAGAGAGGCCATCACCATGAGCGCCTTAGAATGCCAATATCAATTCCGCTTCGAGAGGTGGAACTGCACCTTAGAGGGGCGCCACCGAACCAACATATTAAAGAGAG GATTTAAAGAGACGGCGTTCTTGTATGCCATCTCCTCAGCGGGCCTGACTCACGCGTTGGCCAAGGCTTGCAGCGCTGGACGAATGGAACGCTGCACCTGTGACGAGGCTCCAGACCTGGAGAACCGTAAGGCGTGGCAGTGGGGAGGCTGCGGAGACAACCTCAAATACGCCAACAAGTTTGTTAAGGACTTCCTGGGCAAACGCTCCAACAAAGACCTGCGCGCACGCGTGGACACGCACAACACAAATGTGGGCATGAAG GTAATCAAGGCCGGAGTGGAGACCACTTGCAAATGCCACGGCGTCTCGGGCTCGTGCACCGTCCAGACGTGCTGGAGGCAGCTCCTGCCATTCCACGAAATCGGCAAGCAGCTGAAGCAGCGTTACGAGACGTCTATCAAGGTGGGAAGCTCCACTAATGAGGccacgggggagggggagatctCCACAGGCCGAagcacgcagcagcagcagcagctgcagcccctGCCTGGCCTAAATGACCAGATCCCTCGCACTATGGACTTGCTCCACATAGAGGATTCGCCGAGTTTCTGCAGGCCCAGCAAGTATTCGTCAGGCACAGCGGCCCGTAAGTGCTACAAGGACAAAAACTGCGACGCCATTTGCTGTGGGCGAGGTCACAACACTCAGAGCAGGGAGGTGACCCGACCCTGCCAGTGCCAGGTGCGTTGGTGCTGCTACGTCGAATGCAAGCAGTGCACGCAGAGAGAAGAGGTTTACACCTGCAAAGGGTGA
- the wnt9a gene encoding protein Wnt-9a isoform X2 produces MLTGNEPLSILPLNSLPEENVGRAHYKLCDRLKLEKKQRRMCRRDPGVAETLREAITMSALECQYQFRFERWNCTLEGRHRTNILKRGFKETAFLYAISSAGLTHALAKACSAGRMERCTCDEAPDLENRKAWQWGGCGDNLKYANKFVKDFLGKRSNKDLRARVDTHNTNVGMKVIKAGVETTCKCHGVSGSCTVQTCWRQLLPFHEIGKQLKQRYETSIKVGSSTNEATGEGEISTGRSTQQQQQLQPLPGLNDQIPRTMDLLHIEDSPSFCRPSKYSSGTAARKCYKDKNCDAICCGRGHNTQSREVTRPCQCQVRWCCYVECKQCTQREEVYTCKG; encoded by the exons AT GTTGACAGGTAATGAACCGTTGTCGATCCTGCCATTGAACTCTCTACCAGAGGAGAACGTGGGCAGGGCCCACTACAAGCTGTGTGACCGGCTCAAACTGGAAAAGAAGCAGCGCAGGATGTGCAGACGAGACCCGGGCGTGGCAGAGACCCTGAGAGAGGCCATCACCATGAGCGCCTTAGAATGCCAATATCAATTCCGCTTCGAGAGGTGGAACTGCACCTTAGAGGGGCGCCACCGAACCAACATATTAAAGAGAG GATTTAAAGAGACGGCGTTCTTGTATGCCATCTCCTCAGCGGGCCTGACTCACGCGTTGGCCAAGGCTTGCAGCGCTGGACGAATGGAACGCTGCACCTGTGACGAGGCTCCAGACCTGGAGAACCGTAAGGCGTGGCAGTGGGGAGGCTGCGGAGACAACCTCAAATACGCCAACAAGTTTGTTAAGGACTTCCTGGGCAAACGCTCCAACAAAGACCTGCGCGCACGCGTGGACACGCACAACACAAATGTGGGCATGAAG GTAATCAAGGCCGGAGTGGAGACCACTTGCAAATGCCACGGCGTCTCGGGCTCGTGCACCGTCCAGACGTGCTGGAGGCAGCTCCTGCCATTCCACGAAATCGGCAAGCAGCTGAAGCAGCGTTACGAGACGTCTATCAAGGTGGGAAGCTCCACTAATGAGGccacgggggagggggagatctCCACAGGCCGAagcacgcagcagcagcagcagctgcagcccctGCCTGGCCTAAATGACCAGATCCCTCGCACTATGGACTTGCTCCACATAGAGGATTCGCCGAGTTTCTGCAGGCCCAGCAAGTATTCGTCAGGCACAGCGGCCCGTAAGTGCTACAAGGACAAAAACTGCGACGCCATTTGCTGTGGGCGAGGTCACAACACTCAGAGCAGGGAGGTGACCCGACCCTGCCAGTGCCAGGTGCGTTGGTGCTGCTACGTCGAATGCAAGCAGTGCACGCAGAGAGAAGAGGTTTACACCTGCAAAGGGTGA